A genomic segment from Halobacteriovorax sp. DA5 encodes:
- a CDS encoding NAD(P)H-dependent oxidoreductase: MKNILVIQGHSDSTSLTYSLAKSYLEAQEAKGNRVSLIDLSEIEFNPILDKGYKEIVPLEDVLISAQASIQEASHIAIFYPTWWGSLPSKLKGFFDRVFLPGFAFKFEPGQSFQTKLLSGKTATIVTTMDTPPFYYKYVQGNLGPKLLKSLILSFSGIKTKRTVLVGPVRNFDENKTRSWIEKMKYID; the protein is encoded by the coding sequence ATGAAAAATATTTTAGTTATCCAAGGTCATTCTGATTCAACATCTCTTACATACTCTCTTGCCAAGTCTTATCTTGAGGCACAGGAGGCCAAGGGAAATCGTGTAAGCTTAATTGATCTATCTGAAATTGAATTCAATCCTATTTTAGACAAAGGATATAAAGAAATTGTTCCTCTTGAAGATGTGCTTATTTCTGCACAGGCATCAATACAAGAAGCCAGTCATATCGCTATCTTCTACCCAACATGGTGGGGGAGTCTACCTTCCAAATTAAAGGGTTTCTTTGATCGTGTTTTCTTGCCAGGATTTGCCTTTAAGTTTGAGCCAGGGCAGAGCTTTCAAACAAAACTTCTGAGTGGTAAGACTGCGACAATTGTTACGACAATGGATACGCCACCTTTTTATTACAAGTACGTTCAAGGGAATTTAGGGCCAAAGCTGCTTAAAAGTTTAATTCTTAGCTTCTCTGGGATTAAAACTAAGAGAACGGTTTTAGTGGGACCTGTACGTAATTTCGATGAAAACAAGACGAGGTCTTGGATAGAGAAAATGAAGTATATTGATTAA
- a CDS encoding TetR/AcrR family transcriptional regulator yields MRKKSDTYHHGALKESILLNASQIIAENGSVDFSIRDISNACKVSPAAIYKHFKSRNEIAVKLALQGVSLLKEEFDLISNSKSPGLLKYCKAYINFAKENEGHFRAIYFKKICSMDEFQEVESITDQLYAYLLESIDTKTSLKKDDYKIKKILACIHGVSFLIIDNCAEFSEKEIDKILKDII; encoded by the coding sequence ATGAGAAAAAAATCGGATACTTATCATCATGGGGCACTTAAAGAATCAATCCTATTAAATGCAAGTCAAATCATTGCAGAGAATGGGAGTGTCGATTTCTCAATCAGAGATATTAGCAATGCTTGCAAAGTATCTCCTGCTGCAATTTATAAGCACTTTAAATCAAGAAATGAAATTGCAGTGAAACTTGCTCTTCAAGGAGTAAGTCTTCTTAAAGAAGAGTTTGATCTTATTTCAAACTCAAAGTCCCCTGGCCTTTTGAAATACTGTAAAGCTTATATTAATTTTGCAAAAGAAAACGAGGGACACTTTAGGGCCATTTATTTTAAGAAAATTTGTTCAATGGATGAGTTTCAAGAAGTTGAAAGCATTACAGATCAACTCTATGCATACCTTTTAGAATCAATCGATACAAAGACATCGCTTAAGAAAGATGATTATAAAATAAAGAAAATACTCGCCTGTATCCACGGCGTTTCGTTTCTTATCATAGATAATTGTGCAGAATTTTCTGAAAAGGAAATTGATAAAATCCTAAAAGATATAATTTAA
- a CDS encoding HD domain-containing protein, with amino-acid sequence MFKKELLDKIRSYYDHDDPSHDWSHVIRVANLCEKLSHGQEVNLRVLNTSAYLHDIINIPKNSEHRSKASALAAQKAKSLLSEYNYTDNEVEHIAQVILEHSYSANLKASSIESEILQDADKLDAMGAIGVMRWASCGTKMKSKYYHLDDPWAQDRSLDDKRYSLDHFEKKLLKLNDRLNTQAGKEEGMRRLAFFHAFLDQLKTEITYKRNN; translated from the coding sequence ATGTTTAAAAAAGAATTGCTAGATAAGATTAGGTCATACTATGACCACGATGATCCGAGTCACGACTGGTCTCATGTTATTAGAGTTGCAAATTTATGTGAAAAACTTTCTCATGGCCAGGAAGTCAATTTAAGAGTCTTAAATACTTCGGCCTATTTACACGATATTATTAATATTCCTAAAAATAGTGAACATCGTAGTAAGGCCAGCGCTCTTGCTGCACAAAAGGCTAAGTCCTTACTTAGTGAATATAATTATACTGATAATGAAGTAGAGCATATTGCACAAGTTATCTTAGAGCATTCTTATAGTGCCAACTTAAAGGCCAGCTCTATAGAATCTGAAATCTTACAAGATGCGGACAAGCTCGATGCAATGGGTGCAATCGGAGTGATGAGATGGGCCAGTTGTGGAACTAAGATGAAGTCTAAGTATTATCATCTTGATGATCCATGGGCACAAGATCGCTCATTAGATGACAAGAGATATTCTCTAGATCATTTTGAAAAAAAGTTGTTAAAGCTAAATGATCGTCTTAACACGCAAGCAGGAAAAGAAGAAGGAATGAGAAGGCTTGCTTTCTTTCATGCCTTCTTAGATCAACTTAAAACAGAAATAACATATAAAAGGAATAATTAA
- a CDS encoding LanC-like protein, which yields MLFEPTKHETLIDAGWNLEKVNEVIELIFNDTLRNFDAKKYWIADKNEDAQIESNKTIYYGAAGTVWALNKVSKFLNRDLPFNKVELLNQIHEDYLRRPDTKNVVPSLFLGEVGILLVQNQFSPAKVTQDKIFELVESNIENATIEALWGAPGTMLAASFLYRETKEERWAKLFLKNVDFLIKKLKEEEAKGELVWEQDMYGKKVRYIGAGHGYFGNIFGILKEINLLSQGDRDYLLAHVKKVMKAVSKEEGEMMNYEVVYPPMPQIKQLTQWCHGAPGVVTSLVNYPGDEFVDDCLLKSAEVIWQAGPLDKGVSLCHGTDGNGYAFLQLYKRTGDKKWLDRARSFAMHALTQRNGRATLFTGEMGLALYLIDCIKEGSDFPFLDSI from the coding sequence ATGTTGTTTGAACCAACAAAGCACGAAACTTTGATCGATGCTGGATGGAATTTAGAGAAAGTAAACGAAGTTATTGAGTTAATCTTTAATGACACTCTGAGAAATTTTGATGCTAAAAAGTATTGGATTGCAGACAAGAATGAAGATGCGCAAATCGAAAGTAATAAGACGATTTATTATGGCGCTGCAGGTACTGTTTGGGCGTTGAATAAAGTTTCAAAATTTCTTAATCGTGACCTCCCTTTCAATAAAGTAGAATTATTAAATCAAATTCATGAGGACTATCTTCGTCGCCCAGATACTAAAAATGTAGTTCCTTCTCTTTTTCTTGGAGAAGTCGGGATTCTTCTCGTTCAAAACCAGTTTTCTCCTGCAAAAGTAACTCAAGATAAAATATTTGAGTTAGTTGAGTCTAATATCGAAAATGCAACCATTGAGGCCCTATGGGGTGCTCCTGGAACTATGCTTGCAGCTTCTTTTCTTTATCGAGAAACAAAAGAAGAGCGTTGGGCGAAACTCTTCCTAAAAAATGTCGATTTTTTAATTAAAAAACTGAAAGAAGAAGAGGCCAAAGGTGAGCTTGTTTGGGAACAAGATATGTATGGCAAGAAGGTTCGCTATATTGGAGCAGGTCACGGCTACTTTGGAAATATTTTTGGAATCTTAAAAGAGATTAATCTTCTCTCTCAAGGTGATAGGGATTATCTCCTTGCTCACGTTAAAAAAGTTATGAAAGCTGTTAGCAAGGAAGAAGGTGAGATGATGAATTATGAAGTTGTCTATCCACCAATGCCGCAAATAAAGCAGTTAACACAATGGTGTCATGGAGCTCCTGGGGTAGTAACTTCACTTGTAAATTATCCTGGCGATGAATTTGTTGATGATTGCCTTTTAAAATCAGCTGAGGTTATCTGGCAAGCTGGGCCACTTGATAAAGGGGTTTCTCTTTGTCATGGAACAGATGGAAATGGTTATGCTTTCTTACAACTCTATAAAAGAACTGGTGATAAGAAATGGCTTGATCGCGCTCGTTCATTTGCCATGCATGCACTAACTCAAAGAAATGGCCGTGCTACTCTTTTTACAGGAGAGATGGGACTTGCTCTTTATCTTATCGATTGTATCAAAGAGGGAAGTGATTTTCCGTTTCTCGATAGTATTTGA
- a CDS encoding PLP-dependent transferase, producing MDTNIKERLTQIVNNMPTDWLRLTTHRLDIYNESLAKVEFLQKLEAGVELEELPTAYDYIRLGHPLSCVLEWAIAKEAGLNAESVISFSSEIMPILAVLRANKFLGKRTLIVSERPLSELFQSVYQYDFIQSQQLDKDFDGTTIVIDGSEKADINVARYPKLGSIITVNSNDEAYIKEIQHVRRRESIAMTPQNCLTVIKAMLGESPSEMNTVDTTELTKTIQDITNSKTQVAFSNCGLSAQYAIMMGQVHFANVNHPGKDIKFIVPPNCYGGTNDQARRVAACIDNVEIIDLPVDSGKDMVTELERILTDVAHADGVPYIIGEIPTNPRVEIPDLIKLRETLKKPRFTDDGATAVGAVFNLDQTFCPNVKFFGDHGYLNDVKVISYVSGSKFPSGGLCTAGYAVASDSAAEYMSYIENHLKLCDNVATNLQLQILTREMPGMNERIAKAYANTRGLVDYIQKHLPKAKINFVSHELADATFTPSVFSLDLPATSEEHKRELNHKLIRMMIEAIPEESKHCVSYGQLKGCYWTVPATSTQGTTKESDKDYIVRVSVAADFDLKKHQEVFKRFVKEAY from the coding sequence ATGGACACAAATATAAAAGAAAGACTAACGCAAATCGTAAATAATATGCCGACAGACTGGCTGCGCTTAACGACACACAGACTTGATATCTATAATGAGTCACTTGCCAAAGTTGAATTTCTTCAAAAATTAGAAGCTGGAGTTGAGCTAGAAGAACTTCCAACTGCATATGATTATATTCGTCTTGGTCATCCACTTTCATGTGTTCTTGAGTGGGCCATTGCAAAAGAAGCGGGACTAAATGCTGAAAGTGTTATTTCATTTTCATCTGAAATAATGCCAATCCTCGCCGTTCTTCGCGCAAATAAGTTTCTAGGAAAGCGCACTCTAATCGTTAGTGAAAGGCCATTATCAGAATTATTTCAATCAGTTTATCAGTACGACTTTATTCAATCACAACAACTGGATAAGGATTTTGACGGTACTACAATTGTAATCGATGGAAGTGAAAAAGCTGATATCAATGTTGCTCGTTATCCAAAGCTAGGAAGTATCATAACTGTAAATAGTAATGATGAAGCATATATTAAAGAGATTCAACACGTAAGACGTCGTGAATCGATTGCCATGACTCCGCAAAACTGTCTTACAGTTATTAAGGCAATGCTTGGAGAAAGTCCAAGTGAGATGAATACTGTTGATACAACAGAGCTAACAAAAACAATTCAGGATATCACAAACTCTAAGACACAAGTTGCATTTAGTAACTGCGGTCTATCCGCACAATATGCAATCATGATGGGACAAGTGCACTTTGCTAATGTAAACCATCCTGGAAAAGATATTAAGTTCATTGTACCGCCGAATTGTTACGGTGGAACAAATGACCAAGCAAGACGTGTAGCTGCTTGTATTGATAACGTCGAAATTATTGACCTTCCAGTTGATAGTGGAAAAGATATGGTAACAGAACTTGAGCGTATTCTAACAGACGTTGCTCATGCGGATGGTGTTCCATATATTATTGGTGAGATTCCAACTAACCCACGTGTTGAAATCCCAGACTTAATTAAACTGCGTGAAACTCTTAAGAAGCCAAGATTTACTGATGATGGAGCAACTGCAGTTGGTGCAGTTTTCAATCTCGATCAAACTTTTTGCCCAAATGTAAAATTCTTTGGGGATCACGGCTACCTAAATGACGTGAAAGTTATTTCATATGTAAGTGGATCAAAATTTCCAAGTGGTGGCCTTTGTACTGCAGGCTATGCAGTTGCAAGTGATAGTGCTGCTGAGTATATGAGCTATATTGAAAATCATCTGAAACTTTGTGATAACGTAGCAACTAATCTACAACTTCAAATTTTAACTCGTGAAATGCCAGGTATGAATGAAAGGATCGCTAAGGCCTATGCAAATACACGTGGGCTTGTTGACTATATTCAGAAACATCTTCCAAAGGCAAAGATCAATTTTGTTTCGCATGAACTTGCAGATGCAACTTTTACTCCTTCTGTTTTCTCACTAGACCTTCCAGCGACTAGTGAAGAGCATAAACGTGAACTTAACCACAAACTTATCCGAATGATGATTGAAGCAATCCCTGAAGAAAGTAAGCATTGTGTAAGCTACGGCCAATTAAAAGGCTGTTACTGGACAGTTCCTGCAACCTCAACTCAAGGGACGACAAAAGAGAGCGACAAAGACTATATCGTTCGCGTCTCTGTTGCTGCTGACTTTGATCTAAAAAAACACCAGGAAGTCTTTAAGAGATTTGTAAAAGAAGCTTACTAA
- a CDS encoding MerR family DNA-binding protein gives MDISELSKVKSLASSKIRYYEKIGLIKSIGRHGLKRVFPKGVIHNLSFISLAQSCGLSLEEISSMLTANGKFKVRRSLFTKKINEIDEQIEKLKKMKNSLEHLNNCKEKDHFECANFQKLLKDAL, from the coding sequence ATGGATATAAGTGAATTATCAAAAGTTAAATCTCTTGCTTCATCTAAGATTCGTTATTACGAGAAGATTGGTCTAATAAAGTCGATAGGTAGGCATGGCCTAAAGCGAGTGTTTCCAAAGGGTGTTATTCATAATCTCTCATTTATTTCATTGGCACAATCTTGTGGCCTAAGTCTAGAGGAGATTTCCTCAATGCTTACAGCTAACGGAAAGTTTAAAGTTAGACGATCACTTTTTACAAAGAAGATTAATGAAATTGATGAGCAGATTGAGAAACTAAAGAAAATGAAGAATAGCCTAGAACACTTGAATAATTGTAAGGAAAAAGATCATTTTGAGTGTGCAAATTTTCAAAAGTTATTGAAGGATGCCTTATAG
- a CDS encoding DUF2938 domain-containing protein yields MKIIILGILATLFMDLWAYMMKITFNIKGLDYKLVGRWAYYITQGTFFHQTIIQTKPAPNESLIGWSIHYLIGIFFAIVLIIIFGSDWLVAPQLIPALIVGLITLLAPFYIMQPAFGFGVAASLTPAPFQTRVKSIMAHTSYGVGLYLAGLTLSL; encoded by the coding sequence ATGAAAATTATAATACTAGGAATTCTCGCTACTTTATTTATGGATTTATGGGCATATATGATGAAAATTACCTTTAATATTAAAGGACTTGATTACAAGCTCGTTGGCCGTTGGGCATATTATATAACCCAAGGTACTTTTTTCCACCAAACAATTATTCAAACAAAGCCTGCTCCAAATGAATCACTCATTGGCTGGAGTATTCACTATTTAATCGGAATATTTTTTGCAATTGTCTTAATTATAATTTTCGGAAGTGATTGGCTTGTTGCCCCTCAATTAATTCCTGCTCTTATCGTTGGTTTAATTACATTACTGGCCCCTTTTTATATCATGCAACCAGCTTTTGGATTTGGTGTCGCAGCATCTCTAACCCCGGCTCCTTTTCAGACACGAGTAAAGAGCATTATGGCACATACCTCATATGGAGTAGGTTTATACTTAGCAGGACTTACTTTATCTCTTTAA
- a CDS encoding cytochrome b/b6 domain-containing protein: MGEIRLPLIFRVLHWGVAIAVILNAFILEEGKQAHRYLGYIAVSFVLLRLLIHKKNPITHYNPKAKYVYWLMWTAIIGLATTGFLMGLDRFFGNDLLEDIHEVFSNILIFLSLLHLGGVFFDAYKMKRRTWMVMISGEKE; the protein is encoded by the coding sequence ATGGGTGAGATAAGACTCCCACTTATTTTTAGAGTCTTACATTGGGGGGTGGCCATTGCGGTCATCCTCAATGCTTTTATTCTTGAAGAAGGTAAGCAAGCTCACCGTTATCTCGGCTACATTGCGGTCTCATTCGTCTTGCTAAGATTATTAATTCATAAGAAGAATCCAATCACTCATTATAATCCAAAGGCCAAGTATGTTTATTGGCTGATGTGGACAGCAATCATAGGATTGGCCACGACGGGATTTCTAATGGGACTTGATCGATTCTTTGGAAATGACTTATTAGAGGATATTCACGAAGTATTTTCTAATATTCTTATTTTCCTGTCTCTACTTCATTTAGGGGGAGTATTTTTTGATGCTTACAAGATGAAGAGAAGAACATGGATGGTTATGATAAGTGGGGAAAAAGAGTAG
- a CDS encoding PepSY domain-containing protein, which produces MKKLLLLATVGLTLVSCSSKKTQCTTEDKSKWQNEEDFQAKLVAEGYKINKFKVTEGNCYEIYGWDKEQNKVEIYFSPIDGSIVKKEMH; this is translated from the coding sequence ATGAAAAAATTATTACTATTAGCAACAGTTGGTTTAACTCTTGTTTCATGCTCGTCAAAGAAAACTCAGTGTACAACTGAAGATAAGAGTAAATGGCAAAATGAAGAAGATTTTCAAGCAAAGTTAGTTGCCGAAGGTTACAAAATTAATAAATTTAAAGTAACCGAGGGAAATTGCTACGAGATTTACGGATGGGATAAAGAGCAAAATAAAGTTGAAATTTATTTTAGTCCAATTGATGGATCGATCGTTAAGAAAGAGATGCATTAA
- a CDS encoding RNA-binding protein: MKSNIYVGNLSYDIENSDLEKLFADVGNVVAVNVIRDQESGRARGFGFVEMETASDAEKAISNLNDKNFMGRSLIVNMAKTTKKKSHDRY, encoded by the coding sequence ATGAAATCTAATATTTATGTAGGAAATTTATCATACGATATCGAAAATTCTGATCTTGAAAAGCTTTTTGCTGATGTTGGAAACGTTGTAGCAGTAAATGTTATTAGAGACCAAGAGTCAGGCAGAGCAAGAGGGTTTGGATTTGTTGAAATGGAAACAGCAAGTGATGCTGAAAAGGCGATCAGTAACCTTAACGATAAAAACTTTATGGGAAGATCGTTAATTGTGAACATGGCCAAAACTACAAAGAAAAAATCGCACGATCGCTACTAG
- a CDS encoding S8 family serine peptidase, with translation MKKISILLTLFTLNTALANDPLEKDQWHLKYNAKNKGANIEKAWKILESNYQPVIAIIDAGFDIDHEDLKDSILINKEEIPNNGIDDDNNGYTDDYYGYNAKKKNGDLSGDYDFQTKHGTAVAGVIAAKHDNGLGIKGVAKGIKIIPIVKPEPMAKRKDKLPHLIEAMRYAMERGADIISFSARLKVTSPAFKKVLRELNDKGILVIASSGNVGVENSTNRYPGAYAEEFSNIIVVGSNDKNGNRVKSSNYGDQSVHLFAPGDKILTTHLSNTYGPSSGTSFSTPLVAAVAAMVLATHGPQSRWTMRERLIKTSRPLKSLEGLSVSGGIVDAYEALK, from the coding sequence ATGAAGAAAATTTCAATTCTTCTTACTCTTTTCACATTAAATACCGCTCTTGCAAATGACCCACTAGAAAAAGATCAGTGGCATCTGAAATATAACGCTAAAAATAAGGGTGCAAACATTGAAAAGGCCTGGAAAATTCTCGAGTCAAATTATCAACCCGTTATTGCAATTATCGATGCTGGATTTGATATTGATCATGAAGATTTAAAAGACAGTATTCTTATTAATAAAGAGGAAATTCCAAACAATGGGATTGATGACGATAATAACGGCTATACAGATGATTATTATGGTTATAATGCGAAGAAGAAAAATGGTGATCTTTCAGGAGATTATGACTTTCAAACAAAACACGGCACTGCTGTAGCAGGCGTCATTGCAGCAAAGCATGACAATGGCCTCGGTATCAAGGGCGTTGCAAAAGGTATAAAGATCATTCCTATCGTTAAACCAGAGCCTATGGCAAAGAGAAAGGATAAGCTTCCACACCTTATAGAGGCAATGAGATACGCAATGGAGAGAGGAGCAGATATTATAAGCTTTTCTGCGAGGCTTAAAGTAACGTCACCGGCATTTAAGAAAGTACTCAGAGAACTAAATGACAAAGGGATTCTCGTCATTGCCTCTTCTGGAAATGTTGGAGTTGAAAACTCGACGAATCGATACCCAGGTGCTTATGCAGAGGAATTTTCAAATATTATTGTCGTGGGCTCAAATGATAAGAATGGTAATAGAGTAAAGTCTTCTAATTATGGAGATCAATCAGTTCACCTCTTTGCCCCTGGTGATAAAATTCTAACAACACACCTATCAAATACCTATGGTCCATCGAGTGGTACAAGCTTTTCAACACCACTAGTTGCAGCAGTTGCGGCCATGGTTTTGGCAACACATGGGCCGCAGTCGAGATGGACAATGAGAGAGCGACTAATTAAGACAAGTCGTCCACTAAAAAGCCTTGAAGGCCTGAGTGTATCTGGTGGAATTGTAGATGCCTATGAGGCACTTAAATAA
- the mnhG gene encoding monovalent cation/H(+) antiporter subunit G — protein sequence MINLIGEVLIFLGSIFVFLAVVGFMKMPDFYMKLQAASKASAFGAGLILLGTAMIFANLNIVITNFFLFIFLLITTPIATHAMAYAYTKKNETS from the coding sequence ATGATAAATCTTATCGGTGAAGTTTTAATCTTTTTAGGATCTATCTTTGTTTTCCTTGCTGTCGTGGGATTTATGAAAATGCCGGACTTTTATATGAAGCTTCAAGCCGCAAGTAAGGCCAGTGCATTTGGAGCAGGTTTAATCTTGTTAGGAACAGCAATGATATTTGCTAATCTTAATATCGTAATAACTAACTTCTTTCTTTTTATATTCTTATTGATTACGACACCGATTGCAACACATGCAATGGCCTATGCTTATACTAAGAAAAATGAAACTTCATAA
- a CDS encoding monovalent cation/H+ antiporter complex subunit F translates to MSVLLMISIGLVVLTFFLLILEAKREKEVLVKVLAFDLIGISGVSLFLILYTLYGDLFFYNIALLFAVVGFVTAFVFAVYLSDMSKEN, encoded by the coding sequence ATGAGTGTTCTGCTAATGATCTCTATTGGCCTTGTTGTCTTGACCTTCTTTCTTCTCATTCTAGAAGCAAAAAGAGAAAAGGAAGTTCTTGTTAAGGTCCTTGCTTTTGACTTAATTGGAATCTCTGGTGTTAGCCTTTTTCTAATTCTTTATACATTATACGGAGATCTCTTTTTTTATAATATTGCCTTGTTATTCGCTGTCGTTGGCTTTGTAACAGCATTTGTATTTGCAGTTTATTTATCTGATATGAGTAAGGAGAATTAA
- a CDS encoding Na+/H+ antiporter subunit E, whose protein sequence is MRLWYILEFIVLYLWDLTLGALRVAQDVVTPQNLSTPGIIKFPLEVQSDFEIALLSNLITFSPGTMVIDLDADKKHLFIHMMFLENEEEAIKEFKEVIESRVLRILRGASNGGVK, encoded by the coding sequence ATGAGGTTATGGTACATTTTAGAATTTATCGTTCTTTATTTGTGGGATCTTACTCTAGGTGCTCTTAGAGTCGCTCAAGATGTAGTGACACCTCAGAACTTATCAACTCCAGGAATTATCAAATTTCCACTAGAAGTACAGAGTGATTTTGAAATTGCTTTGTTATCAAATCTCATTACTTTCTCTCCTGGGACCATGGTTATTGATTTGGATGCAGATAAAAAACATCTCTTTATTCACATGATGTTTTTAGAAAATGAAGAGGAGGCAATTAAGGAATTCAAAGAAGTTATTGAGAGTCGTGTTTTAAGAATTCTAAGGGGAGCTTCAAATGGAGGAGTTAAATGA
- a CDS encoding complex I subunit 5 family protein, with translation MGTELKKVLDVLNKEPMIVRKELLDVCKNDFINNLKRKRKEIDDVSRLKNRIESLSLIGEGVVIHQNFFIVFLILPLVSAAFSLLFKESDKLILFFSNLFALLYFIISGLFLFSFKQTSTFVVGSWESGIGISLSYDIFSGVMIFVVGAIYFTGVLYAYPGVTVEKKSIYHFLYNTLFLGLTGAFLTRDLFNLFVWFEITLMSSYVLVVLDSSRKRLKSGLKYILLNFISGLIFLISIALIYKFTNTLDFKVLSERLAQLYASDPGLVRSLAICLFGAFAIKSAFFPLFFWLPESYPKLSAGLSGVLAGLLTKLGLYAMIRVFGQVFPSDLQLFWTILILAILTLLVGVWFAVVQNKLREILSYHIISQVGFIGVGVSFCLHPDLAIKKLGFSCSLFYIFHHILVKTNLFFVSGLIRNFAYTEKISRLGGLLKTSPVIAILFMIPAASLIGIPPFSGFWAKLGLFKIATESRLIWIIIPMIIGSFFTLYSMVKIWSGVFWGEYHEFIVSFSKVSIIRSYISCILLCIFTLIISFNPLLIFKLAQEVGKVGLIY, from the coding sequence ATGGGTACTGAACTTAAAAAAGTATTAGATGTTCTAAACAAGGAGCCAATGATAGTGAGAAAAGAATTGTTAGATGTTTGTAAAAATGACTTTATAAACAATTTGAAAAGGAAGAGAAAGGAGATTGATGATGTATCAAGGCTTAAAAATAGAATTGAAAGCCTAAGCTTAATAGGGGAAGGCGTAGTGATACATCAGAACTTTTTTATCGTCTTTCTTATACTACCGCTTGTTTCAGCTGCCTTTTCTCTCTTGTTTAAGGAGTCAGACAAGTTGATCTTATTCTTTTCAAATTTATTTGCACTTCTATATTTTATAATTTCTGGATTATTCCTTTTTTCATTTAAACAAACATCAACATTTGTAGTAGGAAGCTGGGAAAGTGGAATTGGAATATCTTTAAGTTATGATATTTTTTCAGGAGTTATGATTTTCGTTGTCGGCGCAATATACTTCACTGGTGTGCTTTACGCTTATCCAGGTGTTACTGTTGAGAAAAAAAGCATTTATCACTTCTTGTACAATACACTCTTTCTGGGATTGACTGGTGCCTTTCTTACTCGCGATCTTTTTAATTTATTTGTGTGGTTTGAAATTACGCTAATGAGTAGTTATGTACTTGTTGTCCTTGATTCATCTCGTAAAAGACTTAAAAGCGGTCTTAAGTATATACTCCTAAATTTCATTAGTGGACTTATTTTCTTGATTTCAATTGCTCTCATTTATAAGTTTACAAATACATTAGACTTTAAGGTTTTAAGCGAAAGATTGGCACAATTATACGCTAGTGACCCAGGCCTTGTTCGCTCTCTTGCGATCTGTCTCTTTGGTGCTTTTGCAATTAAGTCAGCATTTTTTCCATTATTTTTCTGGCTGCCAGAAAGTTATCCAAAACTTTCAGCTGGACTTAGCGGAGTCTTGGCGGGACTTCTAACAAAACTTGGCCTTTATGCAATGATTAGAGTCTTCGGTCAGGTTTTTCCTTCTGATCTTCAATTGTTTTGGACAATTCTAATTTTAGCGATTCTTACTCTTCTTGTCGGTGTTTGGTTTGCAGTTGTTCAAAACAAATTAAGAGAGATCTTAAGCTATCATATTATTAGTCAGGTTGGTTTTATTGGTGTTGGTGTTAGTTTTTGTCTTCACCCTGATTTGGCAATAAAGAAACTTGGTTTCTCTTGTTCTCTTTTTTATATCTTTCATCACATTTTAGTTAAAACAAATCTATTCTTCGTTTCTGGCCTGATCAGAAACTTTGCATATACAGAGAAGATCTCTAGGTTAGGTGGACTACTAAAAACATCTCCTGTTATTGCTATTCTCTTTATGATTCCTGCTGCTAGTCTTATTGGAATACCACCATTTTCTGGGTTTTGGGCAAAATTAGGTCTCTTTAAAATAGCAACTGAGAGCCGTCTTATTTGGATCATTATTCCAATGATTATAGGAAGCTTTTTTACTTTATATAGTATGGTAAAAATTTGGAGTGGAGTGTTTTGGGGTGAGTATCATGAGTTTATTGTGTCTTTTTCAAAGGTCTCTATTATTCGATCTTATATCTCCTGTATCTTGCTTTGTATCTTTACTTTAATTATTAGCTTTAATCCGCTTCTAATTTTTAAACTAGCTCAAGAAGTTGGTAAGGTCGGACTAATTTATTAG